The following proteins are encoded in a genomic region of Diabrotica virgifera virgifera chromosome 1, PGI_DIABVI_V3a:
- the LOC114335180 gene encoding fibroblast growth factor receptor-like 1 isoform X2: MRAYASLLLCFLLVELVTSEITFIEGPVFKHHRSHKKHIVKSSGSTLRLSCDASGTPTPNITWYKDGLSPLPRRLTPIKTYKWTLVLEDMEKEDAGKYTCKVCNEVGCKDLQFDVEVNEREQNKPRLVKELHNMTVEIGDRVQLKCEFDSETKPFIMWMKTSDSHCTFGEKEECDNVDMLQKSYDGRKNPEVYEISRVRRHDEGWYACIGSNTLGATVSKAYLKVTS; the protein is encoded by the exons ATGAGGGCCTACGCAAGTCTGCTTCTGTGTTTCCTACTAGTTGAATTAGTAACTTCAGAGATAACCTTCATAGAGG gTCCTGTATTCAAACATCACAGAAGTCATAAGAAGCATATAGTAAAATCTAGTGGCTCTACGTTGAGGCTCAGTTGTGACGCTTCTGGAACTCCAACACCTAATATAACTTGGTACAAAGATGGTTTATCCCCACTCCCACGTAGACTTACACCAATAAAAACTTACAAATGGACTTTGGTATTAGAAGATATGGAGAAAGAAGACGCAGGAAAGTACACTTGCAAAGTTTGTAATGAAGTAGGTTGTAAAGACTTACAATTCGACGTAGAAGTAAATG AGCGTGAACAAAACAAACCACGTCTCGTTAAAGAGCTTCACAATATGACCGTTGAAATCGGAGACAGAGTTCAACTCAAATGTGAGTTTGATTCAGAAACCAAACCTTTCATAATGTGGATGAAGACGTCAGATAGCCACTGTACTTTCGGAGAAAAAGAAGAATGCGATAACGTCGATATGCTACAG AAATCTTACGATGGTAGAAAGAACCCCGAGGTTTACGAAATCTCAAGAGTCCGCCGACACGATGAAGGATGGTATGCTTGTATTGGATCCAACACTCTGGGTGCTACTGTTTCGAAGGCCTACTTGAAAGTTACTTCATAA
- the LOC114335180 gene encoding fibroblast growth factor receptor-like 1 isoform X1 has protein sequence MRAYASLLLCFLLVELVTSEITFIEGKFRRGPVFKHHRSHKKHIVKSSGSTLRLSCDASGTPTPNITWYKDGLSPLPRRLTPIKTYKWTLVLEDMEKEDAGKYTCKVCNEVGCKDLQFDVEVNEREQNKPRLVKELHNMTVEIGDRVQLKCEFDSETKPFIMWMKTSDSHCTFGEKEECDNVDMLQKSYDGRKNPEVYEISRVRRHDEGWYACIGSNTLGATVSKAYLKVTS, from the exons ATGAGGGCCTACGCAAGTCTGCTTCTGTGTTTCCTACTAGTTGAATTAGTAACTTCAGAGATAACCTTCATAGAGGGTAAGTTTAGACGAG gTCCTGTATTCAAACATCACAGAAGTCATAAGAAGCATATAGTAAAATCTAGTGGCTCTACGTTGAGGCTCAGTTGTGACGCTTCTGGAACTCCAACACCTAATATAACTTGGTACAAAGATGGTTTATCCCCACTCCCACGTAGACTTACACCAATAAAAACTTACAAATGGACTTTGGTATTAGAAGATATGGAGAAAGAAGACGCAGGAAAGTACACTTGCAAAGTTTGTAATGAAGTAGGTTGTAAAGACTTACAATTCGACGTAGAAGTAAATG AGCGTGAACAAAACAAACCACGTCTCGTTAAAGAGCTTCACAATATGACCGTTGAAATCGGAGACAGAGTTCAACTCAAATGTGAGTTTGATTCAGAAACCAAACCTTTCATAATGTGGATGAAGACGTCAGATAGCCACTGTACTTTCGGAGAAAAAGAAGAATGCGATAACGTCGATATGCTACAG AAATCTTACGATGGTAGAAAGAACCCCGAGGTTTACGAAATCTCAAGAGTCCGCCGACACGATGAAGGATGGTATGCTTGTATTGGATCCAACACTCTGGGTGCTACTGTTTCGAAGGCCTACTTGAAAGTTACTTCATAA